The Streptomyces sp. Mut1 genome window below encodes:
- the pulA gene encoding pullulanase-type alpha-1,6-glucosidase → MKRPSPRVPARRTVPAVVAAALCAALVPALPAAAARPPAAPSDAELAAQATRHDLTREQFYFVMPDRFANGDTRNDRGGLTGSRLETGYDPTDKGFYQGGDLKGLTNRLDYVKGLGTTAIWLAPIFKNRPVQGTGEDASAGYHGYWITDFTQVDPHFGTNADLTKLIDKAHRKGMKVFFDVITNHTADTVDYAEKTYGYRSKGAYPYLDRDGRPFDDSAGMARVDADSFPYKPVTGGGKTPSWLNDPTMYHNRGDSTYAGESTTYGDFSGLDDLWTERPEVVSGMEKIYEKWVRDFRIDGFRIDTVKHVDMDFWTQWATALDAYAARHGRKDFFMFGEVYSSDTAVTAPYVTQGRLDATLDFPFQEAARQYASQGAPASKLAAVFADDYRYTTDKANAYEQVTFLGNHDMGRIGTFLEQDNPKAGDAELVKRARLANELMFLSRGNPVVYYGDEQGFTGAGGDKDARQTMFASKTADYLDDDQLGTDRTHASDAYDTGHPLYRNIAALSELTAKNPALRDGVQTERYAEGSVYAFSRTDPKHSNEYVVATNNGDRAKTVELPTESARMDFRTLYGGSGTVRSGADKKIEVTVPALSSIVLRAAKPLGTPAAKPRVSLKAPAAGATGTVELTADVSGGSLNRVVFAARTGNGKWTTLGTADHAPYKVTQTLSDDTAAGTPLHYKAVVVDRTGRTASALASSTAGQAPAPAKPVAVERDYAVVHYQRPDGDYDGWQLRSGEATADFTGRDAYGAFAWVKVPEDATSVPYTVEKSGTADGPERAVDLARTGQVWIGQGKDGQAETAPDDAYPDQDTGKAVLHYYRADGDYDGWGLHTWTGAKEPTDWAKPLQPVKQDASGLTFEVPLTDGATSLSYILHRGDEKDLPSDQALDIASHGHEVWLLGGTAGYLLPQAGGVPAPDLTKAEAQWIDADTVVWKVKATEATSQQLVYAKKGGISVVDGALSDEGQWLRLTPSALSDAQKAKYPHLKDYPAFTVDARDRDRVREALRGQLIATQRAANGALLAATGVQSAGVLDDLYGAKAKNAALGPVFRDGTPTLSVWAPTARTVSLELDGKSVAMRRDDRTGVWSVTGKKNWTGKPYRYVVDVWAPTVQKLVTNKVTDPYSTALTTDSARSLVVDLEDRKLAPKGWDTLRKPAAEPLRDAQIQELQIRDFSIADPTSRHPGEYLAFTDTRSDGMKHLRQLADAGTGYVHLLPAFDIGTIPERKKDQAEPACDLSVYAPDSAEQQACVAKAAAKDAFNWGYDPLHYTVPEGSYASDPDGTRRTVEFRQMVQGINGAGLRTVMDVVYNHTVASGQDDKSVLDRIVPGYYQRLLEDGTVATSTCCANTAPENTMMGKLVVDSVVTWAKEYKVDGFRFDLMGHHPKANILAVRKALDALTPARDGVDGKKIILYGEGWNFGEIADDARFVQATQKNMAGTGIATFSDRARDAVRGGSPFDEDPGVQGFATGLYTDPNTSTANGTKAEQKARLLHYQDLIKVGLTGNLADYTFTDTSGATVKGSGVDYNGAPAGYAAVPGDALAYADAHDNETLYDALAFKLPAGTSAADRARTQVLAMATATLSQGPALSQAGTDLLRSKSLDRNSFDSGDWFNALHWDCRAGNGFGRGLPVAADNEDKWPYAGPLLTNAKITPGCAQINGASAAYRDLLTIRTTEKDFGLTSTAQVQSRLSFPLSGKDETPGVITMRLGKLVVVLNAAPGTTTQKVAALAGKKYALHPVQAKGADSTVKRSAYERSSGSFTVPGRTVAVFTLR, encoded by the coding sequence GTGAAACGTCCGTCCCCGCGCGTGCCCGCGCGAAGAACGGTGCCCGCCGTCGTCGCGGCCGCCCTGTGCGCGGCCCTGGTGCCCGCACTGCCCGCCGCCGCGGCCCGGCCGCCCGCCGCGCCCTCGGACGCCGAGCTGGCCGCCCAGGCCACCCGGCACGACCTGACCCGCGAGCAGTTCTACTTCGTCATGCCCGACCGGTTCGCCAACGGGGACACCCGCAACGACCGCGGCGGGCTGACCGGCTCCCGGCTGGAGACCGGGTACGACCCCACCGACAAGGGGTTCTACCAGGGCGGCGACCTCAAGGGGCTCACGAACAGGCTCGACTACGTCAAGGGGCTCGGCACCACCGCCATCTGGCTCGCGCCGATCTTCAAGAACCGGCCCGTCCAGGGCACGGGCGAGGACGCGTCGGCCGGCTACCACGGCTACTGGATCACCGACTTCACCCAGGTCGACCCGCACTTCGGCACCAACGCCGACCTGACGAAGCTGATCGACAAGGCCCACCGCAAGGGCATGAAGGTCTTCTTCGACGTCATCACCAACCACACCGCCGACACCGTCGACTACGCCGAGAAGACCTACGGCTACAGGTCCAAGGGCGCCTACCCCTACCTCGACCGCGACGGCCGCCCCTTCGACGACAGCGCGGGCATGGCGCGGGTGGACGCCGACTCGTTCCCGTACAAGCCGGTGACCGGCGGTGGCAAGACGCCGTCCTGGCTCAACGACCCGACGATGTACCACAACCGCGGTGACTCCACCTATGCCGGCGAGTCCACCACGTACGGCGACTTCTCCGGTCTGGACGACCTGTGGACCGAGCGGCCCGAGGTCGTCTCCGGCATGGAGAAGATCTACGAGAAGTGGGTCCGGGACTTCCGGATCGACGGGTTCCGGATCGACACCGTCAAACACGTCGACATGGACTTCTGGACCCAGTGGGCGACCGCGCTCGACGCGTACGCGGCCCGGCACGGGCGCAAGGACTTCTTCATGTTCGGCGAGGTCTACTCCTCCGACACCGCCGTCACCGCGCCCTACGTCACCCAGGGCCGGCTGGACGCCACGCTCGACTTCCCCTTCCAGGAGGCGGCCCGCCAGTACGCCTCGCAGGGCGCCCCGGCATCGAAGCTCGCCGCCGTCTTCGCCGACGACTACCGCTACACCACCGACAAGGCCAACGCCTACGAACAGGTGACCTTCCTCGGCAACCACGACATGGGCCGCATCGGGACCTTCCTGGAGCAGGACAACCCGAAGGCCGGTGACGCGGAGCTGGTGAAGCGCGCCCGACTCGCCAACGAGCTGATGTTCCTCAGCCGGGGCAACCCCGTCGTCTACTACGGCGACGAGCAGGGCTTCACGGGCGCCGGCGGCGACAAGGACGCCCGCCAGACGATGTTCGCCTCGAAGACCGCCGACTACCTCGACGACGACCAGCTGGGCACCGACCGGACGCACGCCTCCGACGCGTACGACACCGGGCACCCGCTCTACCGCAACATCGCCGCCCTCTCCGAGCTGACCGCGAAGAACCCCGCGCTGCGCGACGGCGTGCAGACCGAGCGGTACGCCGAGGGCTCCGTCTACGCCTTCTCCCGTACGGACCCGAAGCACAGCAACGAGTACGTCGTCGCCACCAACAACGGCGACAGGGCGAAGACCGTCGAGCTGCCCACCGAGTCCGCCCGGATGGACTTCCGCACCCTGTACGGCGGCTCCGGCACCGTCCGCAGCGGCGCCGACAAGAAGATCGAGGTCACCGTCCCGGCCCTGTCGAGCATCGTGCTCCGCGCCGCGAAGCCCCTGGGCACCCCCGCCGCGAAGCCCAGGGTCTCCCTGAAGGCACCGGCCGCCGGCGCCACCGGCACCGTCGAACTGACCGCCGACGTCTCCGGCGGCTCCCTCAACCGGGTCGTCTTCGCCGCCCGGACCGGCAACGGCAAGTGGACGACCCTCGGCACCGCCGACCACGCCCCGTACAAGGTCACCCAGACCCTGAGCGACGACACGGCCGCCGGAACGCCCCTGCACTACAAGGCCGTCGTGGTCGACCGCACCGGCCGCACCGCGAGCGCCCTCGCCTCCTCCACCGCCGGGCAGGCACCCGCACCCGCCAAGCCCGTCGCCGTCGAGCGCGACTACGCCGTCGTCCACTACCAGCGCCCCGACGGCGACTACGACGGCTGGCAGCTCAGGTCCGGCGAGGCCACCGCGGACTTCACCGGGCGGGACGCCTACGGCGCGTTCGCCTGGGTCAAGGTCCCCGAGGACGCCACCTCCGTCCCGTACACCGTCGAGAAGTCCGGCACCGCCGACGGGCCCGAGCGCGCCGTCGACCTCGCCAGGACCGGCCAGGTCTGGATCGGGCAGGGCAAGGACGGCCAGGCCGAAACCGCCCCCGACGACGCCTACCCCGACCAGGACACCGGCAAGGCCGTCCTGCACTACTACCGGGCCGACGGCGACTACGACGGCTGGGGGCTGCACACCTGGACCGGCGCGAAGGAGCCCACCGACTGGGCCAAGCCGCTCCAGCCGGTGAAGCAGGACGCCTCCGGGCTCACCTTCGAGGTCCCGCTCACCGACGGCGCCACCTCGCTCAGCTACATCCTGCACCGGGGCGACGAGAAGGACCTGCCCAGTGATCAGGCGCTCGACATCGCGAGCCACGGCCACGAGGTCTGGCTGCTCGGCGGCACGGCCGGCTACCTGCTCCCGCAGGCCGGCGGCGTCCCCGCACCCGACCTCACCAAGGCCGAGGCGCAGTGGATCGACGCGGACACCGTCGTCTGGAAGGTGAAGGCCACCGAGGCCACCAGCCAGCAGCTCGTCTACGCGAAGAAGGGCGGCATCTCCGTCGTGGACGGGGCGCTGAGCGACGAGGGCCAGTGGCTGCGGCTCACCCCCTCCGCGCTGAGCGACGCCCAGAAGGCGAAGTACCCGCACCTCAAGGACTACCCCGCCTTCACCGTGGACGCCCGTGACCGGGACAGGGTCCGCGAGGCCCTGCGCGGCCAGCTGATCGCCACCCAGCGCGCCGCCAACGGCGCCCTGCTCGCCGCCACCGGGGTGCAGAGCGCCGGAGTGCTCGACGACCTCTACGGGGCGAAGGCGAAGAACGCCGCGCTCGGCCCGGTCTTCCGCGACGGCACCCCGACGCTCTCCGTCTGGGCGCCCACCGCCCGTACCGTCTCGCTCGAACTCGACGGAAAGTCCGTCGCCATGCGGCGCGACGACCGCACCGGCGTCTGGTCCGTCACCGGGAAGAAGAACTGGACGGGCAAGCCCTACCGGTACGTCGTGGACGTCTGGGCGCCCACCGTCCAGAAGCTCGTCACCAACAAGGTCACCGACCCCTACTCCACCGCCCTGACCACCGACTCGGCCCGCAGCCTCGTCGTGGACCTGGAGGACCGGAAGCTCGCCCCCAAGGGCTGGGACACGCTGCGCAAGCCGGCCGCCGAGCCGCTGCGCGACGCGCAGATCCAGGAACTCCAGATCCGTGACTTCTCCATCGCGGACCCCACCTCCCGGCACCCCGGCGAATACCTCGCCTTCACCGACACCCGCTCCGACGGAATGAAGCACCTGAGGCAGCTCGCCGACGCCGGCACCGGCTACGTCCACCTGCTGCCCGCCTTCGACATCGGCACCATCCCCGAGAGGAAGAAGGACCAGGCCGAGCCGGCCTGCGACCTGTCCGTCTACGCCCCCGACTCCGCCGAGCAGCAGGCCTGCGTGGCGAAGGCCGCCGCCAAGGACGCCTTCAACTGGGGCTACGACCCGCTGCACTACACCGTCCCCGAGGGCAGCTACGCCTCCGACCCGGACGGCACCAGGCGCACCGTCGAGTTCCGGCAGATGGTGCAGGGGATCAACGGCGCCGGGCTGCGGACCGTCATGGACGTCGTCTACAACCACACCGTCGCCTCCGGCCAGGACGACAAGTCCGTACTCGACCGGATCGTGCCCGGCTACTACCAGCGGCTCCTGGAGGACGGCACCGTCGCCACCTCCACCTGCTGCGCCAACACCGCGCCCGAGAACACCATGATGGGCAAGCTCGTCGTGGACTCCGTGGTCACCTGGGCCAAGGAGTACAAGGTCGACGGCTTCCGCTTCGACCTGATGGGCCACCACCCCAAGGCCAACATCCTGGCCGTCCGCAAGGCCCTCGACGCACTGACCCCCGCCAGGGACGGCGTCGACGGAAAGAAGATCATCCTGTACGGGGAGGGCTGGAACTTCGGTGAGATCGCCGACGACGCCCGCTTCGTCCAGGCCACCCAGAAGAACATGGCCGGCACCGGCATCGCCACCTTCTCCGACCGGGCCCGCGACGCCGTACGCGGCGGCTCCCCGTTCGACGAGGACCCCGGCGTGCAGGGCTTCGCCACCGGCCTCTACACCGACCCCAACACCTCCACCGCCAACGGCACGAAGGCCGAGCAGAAGGCCCGTCTGCTGCACTACCAGGACCTGATCAAGGTCGGCCTCACCGGCAACCTCGCCGACTACACCTTCACCGACACCTCCGGGGCCACCGTCAAGGGTTCGGGCGTCGACTACAACGGGGCCCCGGCCGGCTACGCCGCGGTCCCCGGCGACGCCCTGGCCTATGCCGACGCCCATGACAACGAGACCCTGTACGACGCGCTCGCCTTCAAGCTCCCGGCGGGCACGTCGGCGGCGGACCGGGCCCGCACGCAGGTCCTGGCCATGGCGACCGCCACCCTCTCGCAGGGCCCCGCGCTCTCCCAGGCAGGCACCGACCTGCTGCGCTCCAAGTCGCTGGACCGCAACTCCTTCGACAGCGGCGACTGGTTCAACGCCCTGCACTGGGACTGCCGCGCCGGCAACGGCTTCGGCCGCGGACTGCCGGTCGCCGCGGACAACGAGGACAAGTGGCCGTACGCCGGGCCGCTGCTCACCAACGCGAAGATCACCCCCGGCTGCGCGCAGATCAACGGCGCCTCGGCCGCCTACCGCGACCTGCTCACCATCCGCACCACGGAGAAGGACTTCGGCCTGACCTCCACCGCGCAGGTGCAGTCCCGGCTCTCCTTCCCGCTCTCCGGCAAGGACGAGACCCCGGGCGTGATCACCATGCGGCTCGGCAAGCTCGTCGTTGTCCTCAACGCCGCCCCCGGCACCACCACCCAGAAGGTCGCCGCACTCGCCGGCAAGAAGTACGCCCTGCACCCCGTCCAGGCAAAGGGCGCGGATTCTACCGTCAAGCGGTCGGCATATGAGAGGAGTTCGGGCAGCTTCACCGTTCCGGGACGCACGGTCGCGGTGTTCACCCTGCGCTGA
- a CDS encoding carbohydrate-binding module family 20 domain-containing protein, whose translation MASRPLSAALALIAGAAALVVPATTAEASAPGGKDVTAVLFEWKFDSVAKACTDTLGPAGYGFVQVSPPQEHIQGGEWWTSYQPVSYKIAGRLGDRSSFANMVNTCHGAGVKVVADSVINHMSSGSGTGTGGSSYTKYDYPGLYSAPDMDDCTSQINNYGDRYNVQHCELVGLADLDTGEDYVRGRIAGYLNDLLSLGVDGFRIDAAKHMPAEDLADIKSRLTDSGVYWKQEAIYGAGEAVSPDEYAGTGDVQEFRYARSLKQVLNNESLANLKNFGEGWGFMSSSKAAVFVDNHDTERNGETLNYKDGANYTLASVFMLAWPYGSPDVHSGYEWSDKDAGPPNGGTVNACYSDGWKCQHAWREISSMVGFRNTASGESVSNWWDDGGNRIAFGRGSKAYVAINHEGSSLTRTFQTSLPAGDYCDVQSGNGVTVNGSGQFTATLGANTALALHTGARTCGGGSTDPTDPTDPTDPTEPGTGTSGASFGVNATTQLGQNIFVTGNQSALGNWNTDSALKLDPASYPVWKLDVGLPAGTSFEYKYIRKDASGNVTWESGANRTATVPSSGKVTLTSDVWRG comes from the coding sequence ATGGCCAGCAGACCCTTGTCTGCCGCGCTCGCCCTGATCGCGGGAGCCGCTGCCCTCGTGGTCCCCGCCACGACGGCCGAGGCTTCCGCCCCGGGCGGTAAGGACGTCACCGCCGTCCTGTTCGAGTGGAAGTTCGACTCCGTCGCCAAGGCGTGCACCGACACGCTCGGTCCGGCCGGGTACGGCTTCGTCCAGGTCTCACCGCCGCAGGAGCACATCCAGGGCGGCGAGTGGTGGACCTCGTACCAGCCGGTCAGCTACAAGATCGCCGGACGGCTCGGCGACCGGAGCTCCTTCGCCAACATGGTGAACACCTGTCACGGCGCGGGCGTCAAGGTCGTGGCCGACTCGGTCATCAACCACATGTCGTCGGGCTCGGGCACCGGCACCGGCGGCTCCTCGTACACGAAGTACGACTACCCCGGGCTGTACTCGGCGCCCGACATGGACGACTGCACCTCGCAGATCAACAACTACGGGGACCGGTACAACGTCCAGCACTGCGAGCTCGTCGGCCTGGCCGATCTGGACACGGGTGAGGACTACGTCCGGGGCAGGATCGCCGGCTACCTCAACGACCTGCTCTCGCTCGGCGTGGACGGCTTCCGCATCGACGCGGCCAAGCACATGCCCGCCGAGGACCTCGCCGACATCAAGTCCCGGCTGACCGACTCCGGCGTCTACTGGAAGCAGGAGGCGATCTACGGCGCGGGCGAGGCCGTGTCGCCCGACGAGTACGCCGGCACCGGTGACGTCCAGGAGTTCCGGTACGCCCGCAGCCTCAAGCAGGTCCTCAACAACGAGAGCCTCGCCAACCTGAAGAACTTCGGCGAGGGCTGGGGCTTCATGTCCTCCTCGAAGGCCGCGGTCTTCGTCGACAACCACGACACCGAGCGCAACGGCGAGACGCTGAACTACAAGGACGGCGCCAACTACACGCTCGCCAGTGTCTTCATGCTGGCCTGGCCCTACGGCTCGCCCGACGTCCACTCCGGCTACGAGTGGTCCGACAAGGACGCGGGCCCGCCCAACGGCGGCACGGTGAACGCCTGCTACAGCGACGGCTGGAAGTGCCAGCACGCCTGGCGCGAGATCTCCTCCATGGTCGGCTTCCGCAACACCGCGAGCGGCGAGTCCGTCAGTAACTGGTGGGACGACGGCGGCAACCGGATCGCCTTCGGCCGCGGCTCCAAGGCATACGTCGCGATCAACCACGAGGGCTCCTCGCTGACCCGTACGTTCCAGACCTCGCTGCCCGCCGGCGACTACTGCGACGTCCAGTCCGGCAACGGCGTCACGGTCAACGGCTCCGGCCAGTTCACCGCCACCCTGGGCGCCAACACCGCGCTGGCCCTGCACACCGGAGCCCGCACCTGCGGCGGCGGCTCGACGGACCCGACGGACCCGACCGACCCCACGGACCCGACCGAGCCCGGTACGGGCACCTCCGGCGCCTCCTTCGGCGTCAACGCCACCACGCAGCTCGGCCAGAACATCTTCGTCACCGGCAACCAGTCCGCCCTCGGCAACTGGAACACCGACAGCGCGCTGAAGCTCGACCCGGCCTCCTACCCGGTGTGGAAGCTCGACGTCGGCCTGCCCGCCGGGACCTCGTTCGAGTACAAGTACATCCGCAAGGACGCGAGCGGCAACGTCACCTGGGAGAGCGGTGCCAACCGCACGGCCACGGTGCCCTCCTCCGGCAAGGTCACGCTGACCTCGGACGTCTGGCGCGGCTGA